The Syngnathoides biaculeatus isolate LvHL_M chromosome 1, ASM1980259v1, whole genome shotgun sequence region AtacccaggaggcggggttatggcactcgtgtgtgtgtgtgtgtgtgtgtgtgtgtgtgtgcatgggtgtgtgcatgggtgtgtgtctgtttgaaTCATGTAAAAACCAGTAGCTTtcttcattcatgtttttgaagAAACTTCATCTTGTTCTACTCGGTCACTCTTCCATGTGGATAAGTAGGAGGCAGAGTGCAACTCCCTACCTACTCACTTCCCACCGTGTAACCTGACTCTAACCCCGTCCAGAGCTGCAATTAACTTCTGATGCTCAACAATACATGCAATGTTCTCCAAAAATTAAACAGAAACTCTTGTTCCTTCCATCTGGATCTTAGAAAAGGAGAGAGAAAAcaagtgagagagagcgagagagaatgAGAGAAAGAGATGGAGAACAAGGGACTGACGGAAtgagcgaggggggggggactaagcGAAATagaaagtgtttgtgtgtggggggggggatccctATTTGAAATAAGAAGATAGAGGATTTTTGTTCTAGTCTGGACATAAATTTGTaggaataaataaaatctcTTTGGTTTTGACTGCAAATGCTCCCAGGGTGCTTTTTCTGTCCTTCCGTACAACATGGTTGCAATCAACTGAAGAACAATCGTAAAGTTGTGACTTTTCCGAACAAGTATTCGATTCCCCCACTcccttagggttagggttacagaCAGACAAATTTTTGTGAAattgatgttggttttttttattttaatggagaTTCTGGATCATTTTAAGTGGGCGGCGGGGTTGAACTACACAGACTTAAGCTTGAAGTTTTAGCCAGCTGATCAACACGAGCTTTATCAATGAACAATATCAAGTCAAAAAAGAATGACATTTGACTTTGAATCTTTATTAGCATACAGCCAATACTGTTCTATGACGCTCACTACAACAGCTAACCCAATAGGCACGAGCACGTTCATTCAGCCGACAGAGTAATGGATGAACAAACGAGCACTCGACAAAGACTCAGGCACAAGCGAGCGATCCAGATGGGAAGTTGTCATGGCAAATGTTTTCCAAGCGGTCAAACGCTTTTGCTTccttctgcaaaaaaaacaaacaaacatgcccATCATATACTATGTACTACACGACAAGAAGTATATTTGGATCTTGATAATCATGTAGTCACCCTCTTATTTGGAGCTCGAAGGGCTAATTCACTCctgcagaaagaaaaagaggagaaCAATCAGTATCAATTCTTCGTCATATtttataccgtattttctggatgacaagctgctacttttttcaGGCCCTGTAAACTCTATGGCATATTTAACGACGTGGGTAAACTATGTACTTTTTGTGTCGCTAGTACCTATGAggttaaaagtaaaataaaaacttcTTTGAACCAAATTAAAACATGGCAGTTCTCTACCATGGTTGGGCCTCGTGCAGATGCCTCCAATGAATCTGCCTCAATTGCATGaaaaagaagaatctacctcaattgcgCCTAGAAGAAGATGAATACCCCTCGACCGTGTGTAGAGGAAGACAGCACTACTTTTTTTGGTGCCCTCAAAGCAGGACAGGGCACGACACGCGTGAAcacaaattatatattttatattgaaaaaaatactaaattaaaataaatattaaatgagtggtttcagtgaacaggaggcagaggaataaaaacaacaaattttctGCTTTTACCGTGTTAAAGTCGCTATTcggaaacaaggtatgtaaataaacatttacaaagtcttaCTGTGTGAATATCCAATTTCCCAAAGTATCCGTAGGTAAGGTATATTTCCGGCGTGTATAGTCCGGTGTGGTTAGTGTAtgtgagtcttcttcttttcctttcggcttgtcctgttagggttcGCCACTTATTTTAGTGTATGTGAgtctaaccctaaaaaaaaaaaaaaaaaaaaagaaatactacaCAGAGTGTACGCAGCTTATTATCTGGTGCACGCTGTCATCCAGAAACTAGGGTAGATTACAAAGACTGAGGGCCAAATGTTATAGAGAGATTTACCTTGGGGTGGGAGGGTGTAGAATCTAATTTTTGATAAGAGTTGCTGTAAAATGTGAATAAGCAAGGTCAGAAAATGACTTAGGGTTAGTGGAATATCTTAGTTTTGAGACTTCCCACACCTTCAGTGGAGTCAGAGATTTGGGAGCTTTCTTCTGGTTCTTGAACATTCTGCTCATCAATGTTTACATCCTCTTTGATGGCATTTTTGTCAAGGTCAGCATCCTCCACGCTGATACTTACGTCGGACAATATATCATCCTTAGAAGAATTTTCTTCTCTTATCCCCTCCCCTCCCATCACGTCTGATACGTCATACAAGTCAATTTCTGGGATCTCACTTCTTTCCTGAGCCTCTTCCACATCTAAGACCTCAGGATCCACTTCACCACCCTCTTCTAAGTCAAATGCGTCCAATGGGTAAGCACCATCGTCCTCATTGTCGATGCCATCTGTGATTGCATCAGACTCAGAATCACTGTTGGCCTTGTAGCTGTCCTTGTTTGCCTCTGAACTTGACTCTGGAGACAGAAGGTAGCAGAATGCCGAACTTGAACAGTATGTCTCAGTTTGATGGAGGGTATCAATTTATGATAAAATAGCAGCTGACCTGATTCTGACTCGGTCGATTGTAGAGATTTTGGCAATTCCAGAGAATCTTGAGACTCAGGTGATTCTGGGGTCTCATGTGATTCCAAGGACTCTGCTGAATCAGAAGACTGGGCTGATGCCAGAGACTCTGCTGATTCTCCAGACATTGATGATTCTGCTGATTCTGCAGACTTTGTTGACTCAGCGAGCTCTGAAGTATCCACAGACTTTGATGATTCGCCAGACTCTGATGTTCCTGCAGACTCCGATGATTCCGCAAATTGTAATAACGCAGCAGAATTTGCCGAGTCTACAGATTCTGGTGATTTTATAGAGTCTGAGGATTGTGGTGGTTCTGGATCTGTTGAAAAATAGAAACAGTTTCTCAACTGTGTAGTGATTGTTGTGGGGTTAGGGAAAAAAGTTGTTCATGACCTTGAAAGGCTTGAACAGACAAAGGTGTAAGACTATAAATAAGTGTAATACCGTCACTTTCTATAAATGACTTGTCAGGGCCTTCTGCTCCTCCATCTGTGGGGATACGGCGTGTTGACATGTGATGTCATCACTACAAACAAACTCACATACAGCGCGTCAGTATGCCACATGCAGCATAAGGCTGAAAGTTACCCAACAACATTCTAGACAGATATGAACGGTTGAAGGTTATTGTtgattatttgtacttttaaagAACAACAACGCCTCAATTGACTGACGTCTTCGTGACCCAGTCGAAGGAGGAGACATGCTACCTGAATCTGGAGCGTCGTATACACCTgctgaaatgaaattgacactttgtCAAGTCAGTCACATGACACAAAGGAGTCAGTGCAGTAATGATGACTTTGAGAATCAGACCTCCGTCTTTCATTTGGTTGGTGTCCTCATTGTTTGGTAGTGCTGACCAATGAGAAAATAATGGATGACTAACATGAATAGCACAAGAATATGACGATGATGAAAAGGTCGCACACTACCTTCTGATTGTTCTTTGGAGTTATCGACATCTGTGGACATATCTTAATGAGCATCAGGTCCAAcatgtgcacgcacacacacacaaccacacacgtACGTTGAGGCACTCTAACCTGCGGAATGTGATGTCTTGCCTGACATAGTGTGAGCTGAAATATAGACAACGTCAAGGCAAGGCAAGTTTATACAACGCATTTATTACCACCTAAGACAGAAAGTGTCTTGGACTGTCTActcttcagacttttttttttcctgcaggttTTCAACAGTCAGTCATCTTGTTGCTAAAATGTTAGGAAGTGTACGACATTACATCATGACTGGAATCATGTTGAAGAAGTTGTAAAAGGAGCTGACCAACATGCAAAAGTAGCTAATCCTAATACTGCTGACACAGAATCACGTGAATTTGATTTCAATTTCATGTGTAGCACTTCATTCAGATCAGGCTACGCCTGCCAAATGGTGTAGTAGGACCTATTTGTGAAAGCTAAGatgaaagaaggggaaaaaaacgactTGTGGTGAGACTACCACCTGCTTCGATCGATACCTGCCCACCTGGTCTGGATGTCGCCGCTAGTGTTGCTGGTTTTCCTGCAGAAAACAAGCAATATTGAAGACAACAACACGTGTTGTTTGTCAATCACGTGCACTCATTTGATCTTCAATGTCTTTTATATCCAAAGCAAAATTACCGTCAAGGTGAGCAAGCAGAGCTGCACTTCTGTCTGcaatataatgtttttttttgataaacacAAAGGATTGCGTTttcaatacagaaaaaaatatgcggGATTCTTTCAAAGATGAAATGATCACAAAatcaacagaaacaaaaaaaatattgagttgATTGAGCATAGGACAACGTGATTACCACTTCAAATCTACATGTACAAATGTCTTCTATGACTAATGACAACAACCTACTGTATCTCACCAGGTATTGGAACAGCCAGACAAAGTGTGACAAGAGTGAAGAGTGGAAACAGGGTGACACacctacaacacacacacacacacacacacacacacacacacacacacacacgtgacgcacacttgtttttgtcttttgaggTTTGAAAAAGTTGACCACGTGACAAATGAGGTAAGCTCAAGGGCTTCAGTTTTGTCTTGTTCAAGAAAATAAAGCATCTTTTCTTTTCCAAGCTAGAAGACTCGAGTGTTGGCCAGTTTTGTGGCACATTATTTCTTCAAGATCATATGGACACAAAGTCCAACTTATCAGCTAAATAAAAGACCATCAAGAATGCATATGTTCTACTTTGCGGGCAACTGAACAAAAGATGAATGATTACACTCGCAGAAAGGCCAACATCCAAAACATCAACTAAACAATTTGTCAACTCACCGTGTGAACATTTTGGTTGACGTCAACGCGGTAAATGTCAACGAGATGCGACTTAATCTTCAACAGTCACACAAGCTCAACTTGAACCTCTCGAATCACATGAGAGACAGAAGACGCTTTTATGGAAGCTCCTTAGCCCCGCCTTCGGCTCTGCCTACCTCACCACTCGCATGATAGCCAGTGACAAATTGAGAAGATGAAAAGAACAGTGAGGAGAAGGAAAAGATGACAAGAACAGAGTAGAAGAGAAGGAAACAAGACCATGAAAAACAGCAAGACTAGAAGTTGAGGACCTACCTACAAATTGAACACGATTTGTACTATTAAGCCGTTGTGACGACATGCTTATAATAGTGCAGTTCAGTTCAAAGGTCAAGGTTGACATTCACCATCTTCATTGTCATCGccgtcttcatcatcatcatcatcgtcttcATCACAGATGAGTCACACTAAAAGCTGAACAATTCCGCCGCATTCTGGAAGTTTGAAGAACGTGATTGCAACTGTTGGTTTATGACGTTTTCAAATAGGAATTCCTCATCCTGTCCATACTGAAAAAgggtttttccccccctttttgtTGACATCGACGGTATGAATCTACCATACTGGCATGACATAGTATGGACATGACAAACAAATTCTTAAAACTTTCTGCAACAGGGGTGCGTAATGTGAAGCAGTTTTGCTCGATTGTGACAGCAtgccggggggggggaaaaaaagaccgcgcatgtgcaaacaacggcACAATATGCTAGTCAGCAAGTTCCCCCCTATTTAAAGCCCTtgcttttttcttaaagtatgGAAagcttatcaaacatgagtatggatgtggagcaaagaagaagacaaaaatgtatcactttcatacagaatgggaagcggaccttatttttttcacgatgtcattttcagagtgcgtttgcctcatctgccagcgtACTGTTGTCATACCAAAGAAATGAAATGGggagcggcattttcgaactgttcatGGAAATTACAACACCGACTttctgccgaaaagcaagctgagaatgagaaaagcgaacaaactaaaatcccaatcgGCCGGAGAGCAGTCGCTTTTCACACGGCATaattcaacagcgaaagccgccgcCGAAGCATCGTTCCGGGTTTGTCACGTCattgttaataacaagaagtccttccccgagatggtaaaagaggcattcATTGAAGCAGTTGACtaattgttgggaaaaaaaaaataaggcggaaatattagcTCCAGGTTAGGAGAGCTCTGCACCTGTCAAGGAGTACACGACGCTTCGAAGCCATGGCTGAGAACTTAACCAAGGAAATGTGGAAGGGCATCGGAGAtcgtgagtgtttctcactgcaattGGACGAATCtgctgacgtgagtgacacagcccaggtgtgcactttcatacagatggtgtttagtgatcatcaacgtgaaatcagatacttacaaaaaatgttcatagttaAGTATGTTACGTTGTGCAATAATAGCTCATGTGGTCGATTGCGAAagggtggctgcttgaaaagtagatcttggggtaaaaaagtctgggctcCCCTGTTCTACAAAAGCAGATCAAATCATCTGCATAACAGTCCAAATTCATCTCTGACCACCAAATTGGCTTGGCCCAGTTTGCCTTTTGGCTCAAAAATGCCACATTGAACTAATAGCGGTCATTAGATGCTTGGTCATCTTGAGTTTGTGTCTGCAGCGTG contains the following coding sequences:
- the LOC133503370 gene encoding protein IWS1 homolog; amino-acid sequence: MFTRCVTLFPLFTLVTLCLAVPIPDRSAALLAHLDGKPATLAATSRPAHTMSGKTSHSADVDNSKEQSEALPNNEDTNQMKDGAGVYDAPDSDGGAEGPDKSFIESDDPEPPQSSDSIKSPESVDSANSAALLQFAESSESAGTSESGESSKSVDTSELAESTKSAESAESSMSGESAESLASAQSSDSAESLESHETPESPESQDSLELPKSLQSTESESESSSEANKDSYKANSDSESDAITDGIDNEDDGAYPLDAFDLEEGGEVDPEVLDVEEAQERSEIPEIDLYDVSDVMGGEGIREENSSKDDILSDVSISVEDADLDKNAIKEDVNIDEQNVQEPEESSQISDSTEATLIKN